Sequence from the Bos indicus x Bos taurus breed Angus x Brahman F1 hybrid chromosome 16, Bos_hybrid_MaternalHap_v2.0, whole genome shotgun sequence genome:
TCTTATTCCCATAGTTTTAAGGCTGTAAGTGATGATTTAAAtattccccccccccaaaaaagatggaACTTAACCTTCAGCTCATGGTACATGCTTCCCAGTGAAACCTGATTAAGCAAAGCAGTGAACGGATATGAATGGACTAGTGGGttgggtttttttcctctttcagttcagttcagttcagtcactcagtcctgtctgactctttgagaccccatgaatcacagcaggccagacctccctgtccatcaccaactcccggagttcactcactcatgtccatcgagttggtgatgccatccagtcatctcatcctctgtcatccccttctcctcctgcccccaattcctcccagcatcagagtcttttgcaatgagtcaactctttgcataaggtggccaaagtattggagtttcagctttagcatcagtccttccaatgaatacccaggactgatctcttttagaatggactggttggatctcttgcagtccaagggactctcaagagtcttctccaacaccacagttcaaaagtatcaattcttcggcactcagctttcttcacagtccaactctcacatctatatatgaccactggaaaaaacatagtcttgactagacggacctttgttggcaaagtaatgtctctccttttgaatatgctatctaggttggtcataactttccttccaaggagtaagtgtcttttaatttcatggttgcaatcaccatctgcagtgattttggagccccccaaaataaagtctgacacttagTCCTTGTGAAATGCTTGTTTTGGTGTCTATGGGTCATAGCTATCACTTTTTCCTCACTTAGCCTGGACTGGCATGAAATTGTGCAAAACTGAGGCTATTCCACAACTATCAGAGCAGAGACTTTCACTCAGAGATGGTTCCTCTGAAGTGTGGGGAGACAGATGAAGGGGTGTTCATATTTACCTGAGAATGATGCCTTCTTTCCTGCAAGTTCTCACAGGATTCCTTTAGGAGTAGAATCAGGATGAGTGCCCCAAACCCCCAGAGACTCCTGAACCTGGCAGGAAAGAGCCTACTAACTGTTGAGGCCTTGTCCATTTCTGCTCTGGAGCATCTGCCCATCGAGCTCTTCCCCCCGCTCTTCATGGAAGCATTCTGTGGAAGACGCAGAAAGACCCTAAAGGCCTTGGTGCAAGCCTGGCCCTTTGTCCGCCTGCCTCTGGGAGGCCTGATGCAGACACCTCATTTGGGAACCTTACAAGCAGTGCTGGATGGCCTTGATGTCCTGCTTGCACAGAAGGATCAGCCCAGGTGAGTCTGGTGCAGGTAATCTGATAGGTTATGAGCAGTCAAGAAGAGACAGCTGACATCCGGAGAGTAGATGACACATGTATGGATCAGTCACTTCTAGTGATGCCAATGAAGAAACACAGAGACTTGGCCATGGCTGAGCTCCCTTTGGGAAATGCCTTCCAGCAGTGTAGGAGCACCTAAGATGCAAGGAAATGTGAAAGTACATGCACCAGCCTCCTCACAAGGATGCTTAAGGGAACTAGAGTAGAAAGTTAGggaaaatttaaatggaaaaggagatggaggaaggtgaggcagagagggaagaagagggcaAGGCAGCTTGTGACATTGGGAATGTGAAATAAAAGCTCAGGTGGGAAGTCAGAGTGTTGCCTAAATTTTTTGTGGATCTTAAAACCATCACTGCCAATTTGCTGTTTCCCCACAGGAGGTGCAAACTGCATGTGCTGGATTTAAGGAATACTGGCCAGGACTTCTGGAGAATGTGGTCTGGATCCAGTGTCCAAGTGTCCTCAAGCTTTTCAATGGCACCAGGGGCTGAGGACAGGTTGAGGACCGAGCAGCCCTTGGCTCCCTTCGAGGTGTTCATAGAACTTCACCTCAAGGAAAGGAGTGTGGATGGATTCCTTACCTACCTTATGAGATGGGTGGAAGAGAGGAAAGCTTCCATACACCTATGTTGTAAGAAGCTGAGgattatttcattttccatgGATAATGTTATGAAGGTCCTGAGTATGGTGCAGCTGGACTGTATCCAGGAGTTACATGTGAATTGCACCTGGCATCTGTCTACCCTGGCCATGTTTGCTCCTCTCCTGGGCCAGATGAGCAATTTGCAGAGACTCCTCATCTCCCACATCCACATGCCTGATCCTGAGGAGCGGGAGGAAGAGCACGTTGTCAAAATTACTTCTCAGTTCCTGAGGCTGCACTGCCTCCGGAATCTCCATCTGGAATCTCCCTTCTACCTCGAAGGCTGCCTGGACCAGATGCTCAGGTGAGTGTGCACCACTGACCAGGTAACAGTAAACCAAACACTAGAATATCAAATGCACCGTCCCCTTTGCTGCTCCATTGTGAACTGTGGTATCACATAAACACCCAAATCTAAGTAGGGGTCCAAACTGGGAGAGAGGCTCTTGAAAGGGGCACTATGATAGGAAGCTCTAGACTAGGGGTTAGAATCTAGGGTGTGGGTATTTGATTTCTTAGGAAGAGATATCTTTCCTAAATGACTTAGGAAAATAGGTAAGGAAAGGGGGCATTGAACACAGAGAACTCCTCTAGCCCTGAGCATTTCTGAACTGATGCTCTGTGTTCTCCAATTTTGTGACCACGATGAGCCTATCTCAAATTCCCTGTCTGTAAAAGGTTGTTTTTTGCTCCAGATATGGCAAATAATATATGGGAAATGCATGATTCTGGAGATGATGGCAATAGGGCAGGTGTCAAAGGGATCATAAAAATTGGTAGATGATTTGCAGATAAAGCAGGGATGTAAATGAGCCCTTGCAGACTGGCATCCTCTGTGGATGCTGTGGGATTTTGCCCAGGTTGGTCCTCTATGCATGTCACCCAGAAGCCTCACCTGCTTGAGATGGATGTCTGGGGCCCAAGCATGTTCAGAAGGTAGCCTGCCTAGGTAGCTAGTAAGTATATCTCTTACTATTAACATTCAGTGATGTCCACTCTTTATTGAGACAAGATGTTAGGCTCTCCTCTAAGTTTGCCTGGTACATTCCATTATATTCATTACTCTTTGTAAGGAAGCAGAGTACATTTTTCTCTGCTTGAGTACTGAGGAGAGAGAGCTTTTAAAACTCTGTGTGCTTGTCCCAGTCCCACAAAGAAGGTGAAATGACTGTCTACAATGAGATTAGCCATTCTGAGTATTAATCTTATTAGATGATCAGACCAAACTTGGGCTTGGGCAGATCACTTGTCTCTCAACTTGTGATCACCTTCCACCTCAGTTTCCAATACCTaattcctctctttctcctcaGGTGCCTGATGACCCCATTGGACAACCTTGAGATAACTCACTGCCTGCTTACAGATTCAGACCTGACCCATCTATCCCAGAGCCCGAATATCAGTCACCTAAGGGGCCTAGATCTGAGTGGGGTTACCATGACCTACTCTAGTTCTGAACTTCTCCCAGCTCTGCTGGAGAAAATTGCATCTACCCTCCAGGAACTGTACTTAGAGCAATGTGGGATCAGAGACTCCCACCTTGAAGCCATCCTGCCAGCCCTGAGCCACTGCATCCAGCTCACGTGCTTCAGTCTCTGTGGTAACCTCCTCTCCATGGCCATCATGGAGAAGCTGCTGCAACACACCTCTGGGCTGCCCAGTTTAAGTCAAGAGCTGTACCCTGTCCCTCAGGAAAGTTTCAGCTCTGACAGGATCCTCCAACATGGGAGACTTGCCCAGTGTCAGACTGAACTGCTTGAGATTCTGAAGGACTTAGGACGCCCCAGGACCATCTGGATTAACTTCACACCCTGCCCACACTGTGGAGATAACACATTCCGTCGTCCTGAGCCCATCATATACGGTGGTAACAGCCTTGCCTAGTTTGGTGCATCAATCAAAGCTTTCTTCTGAGCACTTGGAAACTGAGATCTAGGACAAGATACATCATGAAGGGAAAATAAAGCTGGTTCCAGACATCTGCTCAATGTGAATGTGAAAAGGAAAGGTGATCCTGCAGGGGGAGCGGGACTGCAGGGGGAAATGTAGTCTCCCTGGTAAAGGAATGCTTGTGGACATGTGTTCGTCCTGTAGTGTCAGAACTAGGAACCTAAATTTCTTTAGGTGGATTCAAGCTTGAGACTCACCTGTTGGAGTTATCCTTGGGTATATAGTTGTAAAGAAATGGTCAGAAATAAGAGACCCTCATTGTAAATGGATTGCTGTCATCCATGATGtattatcttaatttttcagtttatacCACAGGAATCTCtggacactgattttttttttttaaggcactgTGTTGTCTATGATTCAAAACCTTACCATTCCCACCAGTTCTTTATTCTTTGGGGGCATCTTTGACCTCCATTGTTACTTCTGGGGCTGTTCTGTGGGTTAATACACACAGAGAGGAGCATACTCAGTGTCCAATGAGCCACTCGCGTGAAAGCCCAGCCAGGATCTTTACGGCTGACTCAGGCCATGACCCTGGTCATGAGGAATCCTCATCATTTCCTGGTCCCTCCATAAGTTTCAGTTTTTGACCTTGACCTTTCTTTGTGGGAGGAAAGGGTTTAACTGCAAAAGGCATAGGTACCAATTCTAGAAGGGGACTTCAGGACTTCAGATAAACTGAACTTCTGGACTTTGCCAACTCATTACCCAGGTGGATAATGATCCTTCTTAATTAATCTGCTGGGCTAGGGAAGTTATTATATATCTTTTAGCAAAACACACAAATCATAGAGGCATATAACATGGTTTTAGTATTTCTATAactcattaaaattatattctttcaaggacagggaagcctgccttgcTGTAGTCCAAAGAGTAGCacacacaactgagggactgaacaaaaaataatataaatgtgtaggatataaaacaaataacacTTGCAGGCAGTATATATTTTCACATGAATTGCCTATAACCTGAATTAATGAACAACTGTTAGAGTCAGAGGGAATTTTATGCAAGAGTGGATTACATTATAAAGTCAATCATACCACCTGTATTTTACTTTAACCTACTATATAAAGCACCAACTTCTTATGTGTTGTgtgatttttcaagaaaaagaaaatcatgagcCCACAAATATCTTCCACCTTCCTTCACAATCTTTCTATCCTATCATGCGTGACTGAGGCAATTCAGGCCATTATAACAATCCAATGGACTGAGGGGcttaaacaaagaaaatttacATCTTCCAATTCTGGAGGCTTGAAGACTGAGATCAGAGAGGCAGTGAGGTTGGGTTATGGAGAGAACAAGCTTCCTAATTTCCTCACTTTGTCAGGGGAGGGGAGCTCAAGTCTCTTCATTTGATTCTAAGGGCACTAAATGGCTCAAGGATCTTCAGCTCTATGATCTCAGCTAAACCTAGTTACCTCCTAAGGTAACTCCAAATCCCATCACCCTGGGGACTAAGGCTTCAAGATATGAATTTGTGGGGTGTGGGGTGTATGGGAGGTGGGGTAGGAGTTCATAGAAACCCATCACCATGAAGAGAAAGCAAGATTACAGTAAACTCATCAATATTCCAGTGGTCATCCTCCTCTCTATGTTTTTGCCATATCCACACCCTAGCTGCCTGCAAACAGCCAAGGCTGTGGTGCCTCCCGTGTGTCCAATACGAGTGCTCTGATCAAGCCAGGTTGAAGGCTGTGCTCTCTCCCCACTCTCCATTCCTGCTCCTTTGTTGGCTGACAAAATCATTTCCCTGCAAccactggagagagagagagaatattacTCAGATCATGGAAATCTTACAAAGTATTTCCAGTTTATTCCAAGCCCCACGTGACCTGCCTGAACCCTCCCTGCACAGCATTAGTGACCTTCACTTTTTCCCAAGTTAACTACATACTTCACTACATCAGTGTTTGCACAGTCCACCCAGTGACCCAACAAAATCCCGGTAATTAAAAGCATTATTTGTTTCacatacgataatatacatgtttcaatgctattctctcagatcatcccacccttgccttctcccacagagtccaaaaaagtgttctatacatctgtgtctcttttgctgtcttgcatgtagggttatcattaccatctttctaaattccatatatatatgcattagtatactgtattggtgtttttctttctggcttacttcactctgtataataggctccagtttcatccacctcattagaactgattcaaatgtatttcagGATGCGGAatacatgtaaacccatggctgattcatgtcaatgtatagcaaaaaccactacaatattgtaaagtgattagcctctaattaaaatacataaattttaaaaatatataaataaaagcattctTTGTTTGATCAACAATTATTCAGGTTCTTGAACTTCTCCCAAGAGGGTCTGAGGGTTTTCATGTAAAATTCATTTCGAATAAGAATTGTAACTCTGTTCAGGAAGAAACCACACTCTTGACATCAGATCACCTCCAAAATCTGATCAGAATTCCTCACCACCCACTCTTGTTATCTGATAATGTTGTGTTCCCTTCAGCAAGAAATCTTCTAGATTGGTTCATCCAGAATCCCTCCCAGATCTGATGTCTCCTCTTAGAAATTTTACACCTAGCAAAATCCTGCTTCTTAGCATTGAATCCACACTTGTGCCTGTTGAATTGCAAATAAAGCCCATTTTCATAATGGGGTATATTTTCCTGTATTGCATAGTTTTGGATAAAATGTGACTTTACCACTGACACCTGTGTCCGTCTCTGATTTTGCTGTGTCACAACTTCACAGCTGATTACTGCCCAGGCAAGGAAGGTCCCCTGAATACCTTTCATGTTCCCACATCCTCGAATGGCCCATTTGGAATCTGGCCACATTTAGAGCTCTTGTATTAGCTCTTGCTCCCAGGATGTCCCACACTTCTGAAAACTGCTACACCACCACAGCACTGTATGACTCACCTGGAGCATCATCTCCacatctcaaaatccttcatcACAACTGCAAAATTCCTCTTGAATATAAACAATCTTATTCATATATTCCAGGGTTGAGGTTGTGGATATTTTGATCGGGGAGGGCATGATTCATCTGTATCCTGGAACCAGGCAGGAGTCCTCTGGCTCAGAACATGTTCCATCACTTAGCCCTTGATCTATGTACTCCTTTCTGGGCATTGAGAAGGTGGAGGACAAAGGTTGAGAGTGGAAGTGGGCTGATGAATTCTAGTGCTCCATgaccttacacacacacacacacacacacacacagtctaaaATTGGCTCTTAAACTGAACTGACCAGAAGTACTTGAATCAGATCATTAAGGGTTCCAATGTAAGTTTAAAACTTTGCTACCAGGTTAATAATTGGGCTCCTTGACCAGTAGCAAGCACTAACATGGTTGGTGGAGGATTTCCCTACTCTCTCTAAAAGAGTGGAAATGAGGGTGGAATTGAGCCAGAGAGGACCTTtatccttcctctcttcttcaccTGGTGTCTCAAAGTGAAGAGGCTCAGCATCTCTGGCAGATGTGGTAGGTactggtgggggggtggggtgggcggtgCTTGTTAAAACACTGATGTTGGTCTCACCCTCTGAATTTCTGGACAGTGggtctgggctggggctgggaagCCACTTTTTGAAAAGTTCTCAGGGTTTCTCTGATGATCCAGTACTTAAGAAGTCTCCTTGCAATACAGGGAacactggtttgacccctggtctgtgagagtcccacatgccatggagctgTGGGCCCctgcaccaccactactgagccagcgctctagagcctgagatCCACAACTACGGCAGCCAGATCgttcagagcctgtgctccacaggagAAACCACCACACGAGAAGTGTATAGCCCCtctctctgcaaccagagaaagcctgagagCAGAAG
This genomic interval carries:
- the LOC113906226 gene encoding melanoma antigen preferentially expressed in tumors-like, yielding MSAPNPQRLLNLAGKSLLTVEALSISALEHLPIELFPPLFMEAFCGRRRKTLKALVQAWPFVRLPLGGLMQTPHLGTLQAVLDGLDVLLAQKDQPRRCKLHVLDLRNTGQDFWRMWSGSSVQVSSSFSMAPGAEDRLRTEQPLAPFEVFIELHLKERSVDGFLTYLMRWVEERKASIHLCCKKLRIISFSMDNVMKVLSMVQLDCIQELHVNCTWHLSTLAMFAPLLGQMSNLQRLLISHIHMPDPEEREEEHVVKITSQFLRLHCLRNLHLESPFYLEGCLDQMLRCLMTPLDNLEITHCLLTDSDLTHLSQSPNISHLRGLDLSGVTMTYSSSELLPALLEKIASTLQELYLEQCGIRDSHLEAILPALSHCIQLTCFSLCGNLLSMAIMEKLLQHTSGLPSLSQELYPVPQESFSSDRILQHGRLAQCQTELLEILKDLGRPRTIWINFTPCPHCGDNTFRRPEPIIYGGNSLA